The genomic DNA ACCGGGGATTTTATTGCTGACATCTCCCGCATCCAGGCAGCCACCGGGTGGGCGCCCCAAACCTCTTTGCACGAGGGTGTTGAAGCCACCGTGGCCTATTATCGGCAGCACCGGGCCCAATATTGGTAAGGCCACCCGTGGGGGGATATCCCCTTACAAGCTGTGGCAAAACCTATTTTGGTGTCATCCGGAACCAAGTGAAGGATCTGGAACTCGTTGAAAAGACTAGATTCTTCAGTCGCTACGCTCCCTCAGAATGACAATAAAAATCAAAATAGGAAGTTTTGCAATAGCTGCTAGCGTTTTATAGGGATTTTGGCATATCAGCTCGAGGTGGGATTATCCCTTTCCTGTAAAGGACTTCTATTCTTTTTAGACCTCTTATTTCCATGCGTCGCTCCGTCATTATTACCGGCATCCTCTTGATCATTGTCATGGTGGTGGGTTTTGCCGAATTGATGGCCTACATCAAGGCCCAACATCTCCTCAAGTATGGTATCGGTTTCACCCCCCTTCACCATAAGGAGTCTTATGAGAGTTATTACTCAGAGCGTTTAATTGATTAACTTTTCAGGCTGCATACTGGACGTGTTTCCCCTGGAAGAAATTCGAGACGATGTCCGGTTTACATTGACGGCTGCGGAGGTAGCTCCTGACCTTGCCCATCAACTCCGTTTGGTTGCCAGGACGTTGCCGGCCCAGGGCATTGCTCTTGACATCTTGGTTCAGCAGTTCATCCGGGTTGAGCTCCGGGCTGTAACTGGGGAGAAAAACCAAGCGAATCCGCGCTTCATTTTCCTTGACCCAGTTCTGCACCCGGAGGGAGCGATGCACCGGATGACGGTCAACAATGAGATAAACCCGGCGATCACTCTGGCGGAGCAGACGCCGGAGAAACTCCAGAAACACTTGGGCAGTGAAGCGCTTCTTGAACACCATGAAGTTTAAACGCCCCTGATTGGTAATGGCGGAAATCATGTTGCAGCCGAAACGCTGGCCGGTGGCCAGGATCACCGGTGTCTGACCTTTGAGGCCATAGGAGCGTCCCACGGCATGATCGGACCTGAGCCCCATTTCATCCCCCCAGTAAATCTGGGCCTGTTCCCGCTGGGCTTGCCGGCGGATGGTGGGGTATTCGTGCTCCAGCCACTGCTGCACCTGCTCGGGGTTTTGTTCCCAGGCCCGCCTCGCCGGTTTTTGCGGGGTAAAGCCCCAGCGCTTCAGGTAACGACCCACGGTCCAGACCGACAAGCGCACGCCAAAGCGCCGTTTGA from Bacteroides sp. includes the following:
- a CDS encoding IS630 family transposase; this encodes MEKIDARSLSPSAQEHLRRMAVKAVLEGAKQKEVAQMVGVTRHTICRWVKAYRLQGKEALKAKKKGRPSGGKLLPWQAAHIAKAVMDHHPEQLKLPFFLWTREAVALLIKRRFGVRLSVWTVGRYLKRWGFTPQKPARRAWEQNPEQVQQWLEHEYPTIRRQAQREQAQIYWGDEMGLRSDHAVGRSYGLKGQTPVILATGQRFGCNMISAITNQGRLNFMVFKKRFTAQVFLEFLRRLLRQSDRRVYLIVDRHPVHRSLRVQNWVKENEARIRLVFLPSYSPELNPDELLNQDVKSNALGRQRPGNQTELMGKVRSYLRSRQCKPDIVSNFFQGKHVQYAA